The [Eubacterium] eligens ATCC 27750 genome segment GCGAACACAACCATATATGGTAATCCATCACCACACTCGGTCAACGTTCACATTAAGAAAGGTCCCTTCATCATTGTTTCCGGTCATGACCTTAAAGACCTTGAAATGCTTCTTAAACAGACCGAAGGACTTGGCATTAATATATATACCCACGGGGAAATGCTCCCTTCCCATGGTTATGAAGGTCTTAAAAAATATAAGCATCTTGCAGGTAATTTTGGCGGCGCATGGCAGGACCAGCAGAAACAGTTTGATAATCTTCCCGGCTGTATCCTTATGACAACCAATTGTCTCATGCGTCCAAGAGACACATATAAAGACCGTATATATTCTACTAATGTTGTAGGCTGGGATGGCATAAAATATATAGAAAAGAAGCCTGACGGTGAAAAGGATTTTTCTGAAATCATAAAACAGTCTCTTGAACTTGGAGGCTTTACCGAAGAGCAGGAAGCAAAAGAAATTCTAGTAGGATTCGGACATGAAGCTGCTCTGTCTCATGCAGTTGAACTTGTTGAAGCGGTAAAATCAAAACAGATACGACATTTTTTCCTGATTGGTGGCTGTGATGGTGCAAGACCTGGCAGAAGTTATTTTACTGATTTTGCCACTATGGTTCCTGATGACTGCATGATTCTCACTCTCGCATGCGGCAAATATCGTTTCAATAAGCTTGATTTCGGCACAGTTGCCGGACTTCCAAGGCTTCTTGATATCGGACAGTGTAATGATGTATATTCTGCTATTCTTATTGCCAATGCCCTTTCAGATGCATTTGGTACAGATGTCAATGGACTTCCTTTATCTCTTATTGTTTCATGGTATGAGCAGAAGGCTGTTGCAGACCTTCTCGCCCTGTTAAGCCTTGGCATTAAGAATATTTATCTCGGTCCGACACTTCCAGCATTCTTAAGCCCTAATGTATTGCAGTACCTTGTAGACACTTTCCAGTTAAGACTTATAAGTAATCCGGAAGATGACATTAAGACATGTCTTGGACAGGCTATTTAAATGTTTCTCCTAAAAAGGCTGCCACAAAGTGACAGCCTTACATACCTCATTAACATTCTTATAATTCCGCCAATCCGGCAAGTGCAACATATTTTTCTGATACTGTAAACCATGTAGGGAAATCTGTTATTCCTGACTGTGGCAGATTGAATATCCGCTGGAACTCCTTAACCGCTGCTGCCGTCTGCTCACCATATATTCCATCAGTACTTAGGACCGGAATAGAATTATAATACTCCCCTATAAGATTAAGCTGTTCCTGAAGCTGTCTTACCTTCTGCCCTGATGAACCTATATCAAGATTAGTTCCCGGCCATGAATAAGGAATTCCGCTTATCTGTTCTG includes the following:
- the hcp gene encoding hydroxylamine reductase, producing the protein MSNNMDLGYDMFCYQCEQTAGGKGCTKLGVCGKTPEIANLQDLLIYQLKGISFYARHILDSGLNVDKSVVSFIENCLFTTLTNVNFNVDDHVHLLKQSQDIKNNLKNIVRTTDYITPSAAYELPETKADMLRDAPMAGIMYDKTLDPDIRSLRQTILYGLKGISAYGHQARELSYYSDNVDNFYIIALEAITDNTLTVEELIRLTLKTGDMAIEIMKKLDEANTTIYGNPSPHSVNVHIKKGPFIIVSGHDLKDLEMLLKQTEGLGINIYTHGEMLPSHGYEGLKKYKHLAGNFGGAWQDQQKQFDNLPGCILMTTNCLMRPRDTYKDRIYSTNVVGWDGIKYIEKKPDGEKDFSEIIKQSLELGGFTEEQEAKEILVGFGHEAALSHAVELVEAVKSKQIRHFFLIGGCDGARPGRSYFTDFATMVPDDCMILTLACGKYRFNKLDFGTVAGLPRLLDIGQCNDVYSAILIANALSDAFGTDVNGLPLSLIVSWYEQKAVADLLALLSLGIKNIYLGPTLPAFLSPNVLQYLVDTFQLRLISNPEDDIKTCLGQAI